The Perca fluviatilis chromosome 2, GENO_Pfluv_1.0, whole genome shotgun sequence genome includes a region encoding these proteins:
- the igsf5b gene encoding immunoglobulin superfamily member 5 isoform X2, translating into MDIFSLLMLLLSCRIQAVGAQMKLSPGTLTVLRGEEARLTCSTSNTHWTVMVWLLNGTAVLTISKEIGVLPSINPNVTAEKSRVSQGDSWVFVLKNTQRHNQGQVTCDLQGIDRKTASLFVQEKGSVRVIGEDKLAFKGQSVLFECQAARWYPQPTLQWQVNDKKVSQGEYNISSEESGKSLFNVTSNLSFTAAKSSNVECLASVSALPTPLKSSVRLTVVAEVVQEGDDCTVPVAVTASLSAIVLLLLLCICTVLWYRQRTQAKLSPQETIRFDQSVSGRRLVAEATRGTVNLGYSSEGPKGP; encoded by the exons ATGGACATCTTTTCTCTGTTAATGCTCCTACTTTCATGCAGGATTCAAG CAGTCGGAGCTCAGATGAAGCTGTCACCTGGAACACTAACCGTGCTGCGAGGAGAGGAGGCCCGGCTTACCTGCAGTACCTCCAACACCCACTGGACCGTTATGGTGTGGCTGCTGAATGGTACAGCGGTTCTCACTATCTCCAAGGAGATTGGTGTCCTGCCCTCCATCAACCCAAATGTGACGGCCGAAAAAAGCCGTGTCTCACAGGGGGACAGCTGGGTGTTTGtcctgaaaaacacacagaggcacaacCAGGGACAAGTGACCTGTGACCTCCAGGGTATTGATAGGAAAACAGCAAGCCTGTTTGTACAAG AAAAGGGCAGTGTGAGAGTCATTGGAGAGGACAAGTTGGCTTTCAAGGGTCAGTCGGTCCTGTTTGAATGCCAAGCAGCACGATGGTACCCTCAACCCACTTTGCAATGGCAGGTGAATGACAAAAAG GTGAGCCAGGGTGAATACAACATCAGTAGTGAAGAGTCGGGGAAGAGCCTCTTTAATGTGACCAGCAACCTCAGCTTCACGGCAGCAAAGAGCTCTAATGTGGAGTGTCTGGCCTCTGTGTCTGCCCTTCCCACACCACTGAAGAGCAGCGTCCGCCTGACAGTGG TTGCAGAGGTGGTGCAGGAGGGAGATGACTGCACAGTCCCTGTGGCGGTAACAGCCTCCCTCTCTGCCATTGTGCTGCTCCTCCTGCTCTGCATCTGCACTGTCCTCTGGTATAGACAAAGGACACAAGCAA aACTGAGCCCACAGGAGACAATAAG GTTTGACCAATCAGTGAGTGGGAGAAGATTGGTTGCTGAGGCGACAAGGGGGACGGTCAACCTGGGATACTCTAGTGAGGGCCCCAAAG